A genomic segment from Tuwongella immobilis encodes:
- a CDS encoding S9 family peptidase, producing the protein MMLLALVLATAHQIRAESTPEAKGKPLDAAFMRLFAETRGFLSGRPVKAKPSPDGQSVLFLRGEAKGGKLKLYEFRLANRETRELLTPETVLQGAEETLSAEERARRERMRLVAGGFTDYQFDPTNGDQLLLPLSGKLYLFTRSTRKVRELKTGPGVLIDPKWSPTGKQIAYVRDHDVRLYDLASDQEWTVTTGGTEAKPHGEAEFVAQEEMGRLTGYWFSPDGTQIVFEEYDTAGVETWYVADASKPDRAPQTQFYPRPGKANVRVRVGIADLPTAEDLTSKAPKWIEWNTLPGEEGQTFPYLANVIWSKHGPLTLVLQTRRQDRKRFVSVDPKSGALAVYDRSHTDAAWTNLRSDEPRFLPGGTYLHVLEVANGDELRESKITGEHRPIVPATLGLHEIEVVAVRGERIFFQATKSPGQMHLFQVTRPTNWSESAATPTPLSHGEGMFGMTLSKDASFWVESCTTLRQMPTLTVRNADGTALGVLPSVAIEPPFQPNVTVQKLGDGLGYYTAIVRPQNFQSGKKYPVLVDVYGGPRHITVLHGMRAWLRDQWLADQGFIVVAVDNRGTPGRGRDWERAVYRKFGSVPLEDQVAGLAALGKSFPELDLQRVGIVGWSFGGYMSAQAVLKRPDVFHAAVAGAPVTDWEDYDTHYTERYMGLLPEDQAAYADGSLLPAAKSLKRPLLLVHGTADDNVYFRHSLRLADALFKNGQDFDVLPLAAQTHMVADPLATERLWIRISQFFRKQLGEPK; encoded by the coding sequence ATGATGCTTCTTGCGCTGGTGCTGGCGACTGCTCACCAGATTCGCGCTGAATCCACTCCTGAAGCGAAGGGGAAGCCCCTGGACGCTGCGTTCATGCGATTATTTGCGGAAACTCGCGGATTTCTCAGCGGGCGACCGGTGAAAGCCAAGCCCTCTCCCGATGGCCAATCGGTGCTGTTTCTGCGGGGCGAAGCCAAAGGCGGGAAGCTAAAATTATATGAATTCCGTCTCGCAAATCGGGAAACCCGCGAACTGTTGACTCCCGAAACCGTGTTGCAAGGGGCCGAGGAGACGCTCTCCGCCGAGGAACGGGCCCGTCGAGAACGGATGCGCTTGGTTGCCGGCGGATTCACGGATTATCAATTTGATCCCACCAATGGCGATCAGTTGTTATTGCCGTTATCCGGAAAATTATATTTATTCACACGATCGACTCGCAAAGTCCGGGAATTAAAGACCGGGCCAGGAGTGTTGATCGATCCGAAATGGTCGCCCACGGGCAAGCAAATTGCCTATGTCCGCGATCATGATGTGCGCTTGTACGATCTTGCCAGCGATCAAGAATGGACCGTCACCACCGGCGGCACCGAAGCCAAACCGCACGGGGAGGCGGAGTTTGTCGCGCAAGAGGAGATGGGGCGATTGACGGGCTATTGGTTCTCGCCCGATGGAACGCAAATCGTGTTCGAGGAATACGATACGGCCGGTGTGGAGACTTGGTATGTGGCCGATGCCAGCAAGCCGGATCGGGCTCCACAGACGCAATTTTACCCCCGTCCGGGCAAGGCGAATGTCCGGGTGCGGGTCGGCATCGCCGATCTACCCACCGCCGAAGACCTCACCAGCAAAGCCCCGAAGTGGATCGAATGGAACACGCTGCCCGGCGAAGAAGGGCAGACCTTCCCGTATTTGGCCAACGTGATTTGGTCGAAGCATGGCCCGTTGACGTTGGTGCTGCAAACGCGGCGGCAAGATCGTAAGCGATTTGTGAGTGTCGATCCCAAATCGGGAGCATTGGCCGTTTATGATCGGTCGCATACGGATGCGGCATGGACCAATTTGCGCAGTGACGAGCCGCGATTTCTGCCCGGCGGAACCTATCTGCATGTGTTGGAAGTTGCCAATGGCGATGAACTGCGTGAGTCCAAGATCACTGGCGAGCATCGACCGATTGTGCCGGCGACGTTGGGATTGCACGAAATTGAAGTCGTCGCGGTTCGTGGGGAGCGGATCTTTTTCCAAGCGACAAAATCGCCGGGACAAATGCACCTGTTCCAGGTGACTCGCCCCACGAATTGGAGCGAGTCGGCCGCCACTCCCACTCCCTTGTCGCACGGCGAGGGGATGTTTGGCATGACGCTCAGTAAAGATGCGTCGTTCTGGGTCGAATCCTGCACCACGCTGCGGCAAATGCCGACCTTGACTGTTCGCAACGCCGATGGCACCGCGTTGGGAGTGCTGCCATCGGTGGCGATTGAACCGCCGTTTCAGCCAAACGTGACCGTCCAAAAATTGGGCGACGGTTTGGGGTATTATACGGCAATCGTGCGGCCGCAGAATTTCCAGTCGGGCAAGAAATATCCGGTGTTGGTGGATGTGTACGGTGGTCCGCGGCATATCACCGTGCTGCACGGGATGCGTGCGTGGCTGCGCGATCAGTGGCTGGCCGATCAGGGATTCATCGTTGTGGCGGTGGATAACCGCGGCACACCGGGCCGGGGGCGGGATTGGGAGCGGGCTGTCTATCGCAAGTTTGGTTCGGTGCCGTTGGAGGATCAAGTCGCGGGGCTGGCTGCGCTCGGTAAATCCTTTCCGGAATTGGATTTGCAGCGGGTGGGCATCGTCGGCTGGTCGTTTGGCGGTTACATGTCGGCACAGGCAGTGTTGAAGCGGCCCGATGTCTTCCATGCGGCCGTCGCCGGGGCACCGGTCACGGATTGGGAAGATTACGATACGCACTATACCGAGCGGTATATGGGGCTGCTTCCGGAGGATCAGGCGGCGTATGCGGACGGCTCGCTGTTGCCGGCGGCCAAATCGTTGAAACGACCGTTGCTGTTGGTCCACGGGACGGCGGATGACAATGTCTATTTCCGGCATTCGCTGCGGTTGGCCGATGCGCTGTTTAAGAACGGCCAAGATTTTGACGTGCTTCCCCTGGCTGCCCAAACCCACATGGTTGCCGACCCGTTGGCCACCGAACGACTGTGGATTCGCATTAGCCAGTTTTTCCGCAAGCAGTTGGGAGAACCGAAGTAA
- a CDS encoding bifunctional serine/threonine-protein kinase/formylglycine-generating enzyme family protein gives MLASDSTEGPTNPSKPIDESLTTLHYPNAGRLLRQKAHEPIPGYTLVERLGRGGFGEVWKALGPGGVPVALKFVRLDEGAAAREARALEFMKFVSHPHLMTHFGIWNDDDLLIIGMELADGTLHQRLKECQAQGDEGIPFSELIDYMREAAQGIDFLNESQHTLDGREGVSILHRDIKPHNLLLFGGSVKVADFGLARILERSVSNKTGGLTVAYAPPEFFQGEVTRQSDQYSLAVSYCQLRGGRTIFEGTPLEVMAGHLSKSPDLTMLPEDERPIVAKALQKSPRDRYASCRDFVEALRNRAIRLRPQIGMPELPRLVHNSLGMQLVLIPAGSFLIGAPPTEPQRQADEAPLHRVEITRSFYMSMFPVTQQQYQMVMGQNPSQFNLRAGGSPSHPVESVSWFDAMEFCRRLSQRYEERQFRREYHLPTEAEWEYACRAGTESPFGLGETLSRFEANFDWTEPYGPVPLAEPLAMTSMVGSYAANAWGVYDLHGNVWEWCADWYSSQAYQTNPERDPLGPRWGTKRVIRGGAWDSPGRHCRSAKRNADVPTAVTPTIGFRVVMLPQIA, from the coding sequence ATGCTTGCGAGTGATTCGACGGAAGGCCCGACCAATCCATCCAAACCGATTGATGAATCGCTCACGACGTTGCATTATCCCAATGCAGGGCGATTGTTGCGGCAGAAAGCCCATGAGCCAATCCCCGGTTACACGCTGGTCGAACGACTGGGGCGGGGCGGATTCGGCGAAGTCTGGAAGGCATTGGGACCGGGCGGAGTCCCTGTTGCGTTGAAATTCGTGCGATTGGACGAAGGCGCCGCCGCCCGCGAAGCCCGCGCGTTGGAATTCATGAAATTCGTGAGTCATCCCCATCTCATGACTCATTTCGGAATCTGGAATGATGATGATCTGTTAATCATCGGCATGGAGTTGGCCGATGGCACACTGCATCAACGTCTGAAAGAATGCCAAGCGCAGGGCGATGAGGGGATTCCCTTTTCCGAACTCATTGATTACATGCGCGAGGCCGCTCAGGGAATTGATTTTCTCAACGAATCCCAACATACGTTAGACGGCCGCGAAGGGGTGAGTATCCTGCATCGGGATATTAAACCGCATAATTTGTTATTATTCGGCGGCAGTGTGAAAGTCGCGGATTTCGGGTTGGCCCGAATTTTGGAGCGGTCGGTATCCAACAAGACCGGCGGGCTAACGGTGGCATATGCGCCACCGGAATTCTTCCAAGGGGAAGTCACCCGGCAATCGGATCAATACTCCCTGGCGGTGTCATACTGCCAACTTCGCGGCGGGCGGACGATCTTTGAAGGCACGCCGTTGGAAGTGATGGCCGGGCATTTATCCAAATCGCCCGATTTGACCATGTTGCCGGAAGATGAGCGGCCGATCGTCGCCAAGGCGTTGCAGAAATCGCCTCGGGATCGCTATGCCAGTTGCCGCGACTTCGTGGAGGCGCTTCGGAATCGCGCCATTCGCTTGCGTCCGCAAATTGGCATGCCGGAACTGCCGCGATTGGTGCATAACAGCCTGGGCATGCAATTGGTGCTGATTCCCGCCGGGAGTTTCCTGATCGGTGCCCCACCGACCGAGCCGCAGCGACAAGCCGACGAGGCACCGCTGCATCGCGTGGAAATTACCCGCTCGTTTTACATGAGCATGTTTCCGGTCACGCAGCAGCAATATCAGATGGTCATGGGGCAAAATCCCAGCCAATTCAACCTGCGTGCGGGGGGATCGCCATCGCATCCGGTGGAAAGTGTGAGCTGGTTTGATGCGATGGAATTCTGCCGCCGATTGTCCCAACGCTACGAAGAACGACAATTCCGGCGTGAATATCATCTCCCAACCGAAGCCGAATGGGAATACGCTTGTCGAGCCGGGACCGAATCTCCGTTCGGACTGGGGGAAACACTTTCCCGGTTTGAAGCGAATTTCGATTGGACCGAACCCTATGGCCCGGTTCCACTTGCGGAGCCGCTGGCGATGACCAGCATGGTCGGCAGCTATGCGGCCAATGCCTGGGGCGTCTACGATCTGCATGGCAATGTTTGGGAGTGGTGCGCGGATTGGTATTCGTCGCAAGCGTATCAGACCAACCCCGAACGCGATCCGCTGGGACCACGCTGGGGAACCAAGCGCGTTATTCGGGGTGGGGCGTGGGATTCGCCCGGTCGGCATTGTCGCAGCGCGAAACGCAATGCGGATGTTCCTACTGCGGTCACGCCGACGATTGGCTTTCGGGTGGTGATGTTGCCTCAGATCGCGTAG
- a CDS encoding proton/sodium-translocating pyrophosphatase, whose protein sequence is MLGFKLSSRWFSTPMLALVAVACFALMAADTPAPETGSESPTWQPFQLLSGHETNLLEKVGLIVTLLIAIGGLVYARILAKLVSGAGTGTSTMQMIAQAVREGANAYLRRQFTTLGLMIVVILTLLILVKWPWNAAEGDPAAAVAKQIAIGRGVAFLLGSIFSGMVGFLGMRLATMGNLRVAAAARDGFGPAFRLAYRTGTVTGMLTAGLGLLGGTLIVMYFGEKAPEVLLGYGFGGSLLALFMRVGGGIYTKAADVGADLVGKVEANIAEDDPRNAATIADNVGDNVGDCAGMAADVFESYAVTMVAAAILGYAALGPTGMLFPLIVQAIGILASMVSTNLVGKKMGITGSSHEAMTAINRGFWRSAALSTVGFLALGALYLQFDANMIVGQALGRGLSKQEAVRQTLGWESALPGEEAKAAWHQLPEERQTEIATTLLPLAQDLVPIVPGLDMRAAFACLFGILLAVALNFCTEYWTSTDYAPVKSVAKSCRTGHATNIISGLSLGYESSVWAVLLIAGAIIGAVLLYNDTNSPIFIAFGVAMCGIGMLTLTGDTISMDVFGPVADNASGIGEMGFNRDGQNQPLPSDHPDYLTPEANDKARQILTDLDAVGNTTKAITKGIAIGSAVIAAVSLFASFVAVLITGAEEKIGQLTALEFRTGQAKLTVAEPLVFIGMLIGGAVPFLFSSMTIRAVGRAAYLIINECRTQFRDPAIWDGSKKPDYGRVVDICTGTAQRELIGPGLLAIGTPLIVGFLLGPYALGGFLAGMIVCGQLIGVFMSNAGGAWDNAKKMIEDEPKSAKTGKGSEKHKASVTGDTVGDPLKDTAGPAINPLIKVMNMVSLLALPMVLAYNLVDHGKTPRIGLTVAAVAFLAVAWAWWQSKRMSATERAIDADFDAEEAQAIAAAQTKA, encoded by the coding sequence ATGCTTGGATTCAAACTCTCCTCCCGCTGGTTTTCCACGCCGATGCTCGCCCTGGTGGCAGTCGCGTGCTTTGCTCTCATGGCCGCCGACACTCCCGCACCGGAGACCGGCAGCGAGTCACCCACTTGGCAGCCCTTTCAACTGCTTAGCGGTCACGAAACCAACCTCCTGGAAAAAGTGGGGCTGATTGTCACGCTGCTGATCGCCATTGGCGGTCTGGTGTATGCCCGAATTCTCGCCAAACTCGTCAGCGGCGCGGGCACCGGCACCAGCACCATGCAGATGATCGCTCAGGCCGTGCGCGAAGGGGCCAATGCCTACCTGCGCCGCCAGTTCACCACACTGGGCCTGATGATCGTCGTCATTCTCACGCTGCTCATTCTGGTGAAGTGGCCCTGGAACGCCGCCGAAGGTGACCCGGCAGCCGCCGTCGCCAAGCAAATCGCCATTGGTCGCGGTGTCGCATTTCTGCTGGGATCGATTTTTTCCGGCATGGTCGGATTTCTCGGCATGCGGCTCGCCACCATGGGCAACCTGCGAGTCGCCGCTGCTGCGCGAGATGGCTTCGGCCCCGCCTTCCGATTGGCCTACCGCACCGGCACCGTCACCGGCATGCTCACCGCCGGACTGGGACTGTTAGGCGGCACCCTGATCGTGATGTACTTCGGCGAAAAAGCGCCGGAAGTCCTTCTGGGATATGGCTTTGGCGGATCGCTGCTGGCGCTGTTCATGCGGGTCGGTGGCGGGATTTACACCAAGGCCGCGGACGTGGGTGCCGACTTGGTGGGCAAAGTCGAAGCGAATATCGCCGAAGATGATCCCCGCAACGCCGCCACGATTGCCGACAATGTCGGCGACAATGTCGGGGATTGCGCCGGGATGGCCGCCGATGTGTTTGAAAGTTACGCCGTCACCATGGTGGCCGCCGCGATTCTCGGCTATGCCGCCCTCGGCCCCACCGGCATGCTGTTTCCGCTGATTGTGCAAGCCATTGGCATCCTCGCCAGCATGGTTTCGACCAATCTTGTCGGCAAGAAGATGGGCATCACCGGCAGTTCGCACGAAGCGATGACCGCCATCAATCGCGGATTCTGGCGATCGGCCGCGCTCAGCACCGTCGGATTCCTCGCACTGGGCGCGTTGTATCTGCAATTCGATGCGAATATGATCGTCGGCCAAGCATTGGGACGCGGCTTGAGCAAACAAGAAGCCGTGCGTCAGACACTGGGCTGGGAATCGGCCCTACCCGGCGAGGAAGCCAAGGCCGCCTGGCACCAACTCCCCGAAGAACGTCAGACGGAAATCGCCACGACCTTGCTGCCACTGGCCCAGGATTTGGTGCCGATTGTCCCCGGGTTGGATATGCGAGCAGCGTTTGCCTGCTTGTTTGGCATTCTGTTGGCCGTCGCCTTGAACTTCTGCACCGAGTATTGGACGAGTACCGACTATGCTCCGGTGAAATCGGTGGCCAAGAGCTGCCGAACTGGGCACGCCACCAACATTATCAGTGGCCTGTCGTTGGGATACGAATCGTCGGTCTGGGCAGTGCTGCTCATTGCCGGCGCGATTATCGGCGCAGTGCTATTGTACAATGATACGAACTCGCCCATTTTCATCGCCTTCGGCGTCGCCATGTGCGGCATCGGCATGCTGACCTTAACCGGCGATACCATCAGCATGGACGTGTTTGGCCCGGTCGCCGACAACGCCAGCGGCATCGGCGAAATGGGCTTCAACCGCGACGGGCAAAATCAACCACTGCCCAGCGATCACCCGGATTACCTCACGCCCGAAGCCAACGACAAGGCCCGACAAATTCTCACGGATCTCGATGCGGTGGGGAATACCACCAAGGCGATCACCAAGGGGATTGCCATCGGGTCGGCGGTGATTGCGGCGGTGTCGCTGTTCGCCAGTTTCGTCGCCGTGCTGATTACTGGAGCCGAAGAGAAGATTGGCCAATTAACGGCGTTAGAATTTCGCACGGGGCAAGCGAAGCTGACCGTTGCCGAGCCGTTGGTGTTCATTGGCATGCTCATTGGCGGCGCGGTGCCGTTCCTGTTTAGCAGCATGACCATCCGGGCAGTCGGTCGGGCGGCGTATCTCATCATCAATGAATGCCGCACGCAGTTCCGCGACCCGGCAATTTGGGACGGCAGCAAGAAGCCCGATTACGGCCGCGTCGTGGATATCTGCACGGGCACCGCTCAGCGCGAACTGATCGGGCCGGGGCTACTGGCGATCGGCACTCCGCTGATTGTCGGCTTCCTACTGGGACCGTATGCCCTGGGCGGATTCTTGGCGGGGATGATCGTCTGCGGCCAACTCATCGGCGTGTTCATGTCGAATGCCGGGGGTGCCTGGGACAATGCCAAGAAGATGATCGAAGATGAGCCGAAATCGGCGAAGACCGGCAAAGGCTCCGAGAAGCACAAAGCCAGCGTGACCGGCGACACGGTCGGCGATCCGCTCAAGGACACCGCCGGGCCTGCAATTAATCCGCTCATCAAAGTGATGAATATGGTAAGCCTGCTGGCGTTGCCGATGGTGTTGGCGTACAATCTCGTCGATCATGGAAAAACCCCGCGGATCGGTCTAACCGTCGCTGCGGTGGCATTCCTGGCAGTCGCTTGGGCGTGGTGGCAATCGAAGCGCATGTCCGCAACCGAGCGGGCCATTGACGCCGACTTCGATGCCGAAGAAGCCCAGGCCATTGCTGCTGCTCAGACGAAGGCGTAA
- a CDS encoding carbon starvation CstA family protein yields MLASMFAGIWYEIDPVSQRTLYHAMPIMLGVLCILAIAYRYYSAFLAAKVMALDDSRVTPAHRLNDGQNYHPTNKWVLFGHHFAAISGAGPLIGPVLAIQYGYAPGLLWLVIGVCLAGAAQDMLVLAASVRNDGKSLAEIARREIGPRSVMIVSVAILFIVVIALAGLGMIIVKALGGESVKLPAAMQIVLPADQVATLEKTLPTGATRVRLPAGCGIRFSEGRPVNPRPESFLIEVPAKPADAPGDDRTQPLTPDANRTITLPKGCKQIVPGSSWGTFTIVSTIPIALLVGLWMYRIRPGKIIEASAIGVALVLLATVAGAWIPGSALEPYFSMDRDTTIWALCGYGFVASVLPVWLLLGPRDYLSSFLKIGTILLLVVGVVLANPTLKSPPINETFLNGGPTLDGNIFPFVFICIMCGAISGFHTLVSSGTTPKMITRERDIRPIGYGAMLMEGLVGLVALIAAASMPPTLYYDINVDLDRLPAFEQRLQEMHTRLGTLPGAQDPMHAAGVRDLHNLNLGEIETMVGGESLRGRTGGAVTLAVSMAMILTDAFRWADANLESLMKYWYHFAIMFEALFILTTIDAGTRVARFLMQETVGRVSPPFARTNWLPGALLCSGAISIGYGVLISSGSIDSIWPMFGIANQLLAVMALAIVTTLIVNRGRARYMWVTVLPMLFVTTTTLTAGTTLITQTFPARMAAGVMSKFTGYLNIGLTLFVITSVMAVVVMAAVRWIAVIGKFVPTKLDEPPTPPQTIISDR; encoded by the coding sequence ATGCTGGCCAGCATGTTTGCGGGCATTTGGTACGAGATTGACCCGGTAAGCCAACGCACGCTCTACCACGCCATGCCCATCATGCTGGGTGTGCTTTGCATCCTGGCCATCGCCTATCGCTACTACAGTGCGTTTCTGGCAGCGAAGGTGATGGCGCTGGATGACTCCCGAGTCACGCCCGCCCATCGGCTCAACGATGGGCAGAACTACCACCCCACGAATAAGTGGGTGCTGTTTGGCCACCATTTCGCCGCCATTTCCGGGGCCGGTCCGCTGATTGGGCCGGTGCTGGCCATTCAATATGGTTACGCACCGGGACTGCTCTGGCTGGTCATCGGCGTCTGTCTCGCCGGTGCCGCCCAGGACATGCTCGTGCTGGCCGCTTCCGTCCGCAACGACGGCAAATCGCTCGCCGAAATCGCCCGCCGCGAAATCGGCCCGCGATCCGTCATGATTGTCTCCGTCGCCATTCTCTTTATTGTGGTGATCGCCCTGGCTGGCCTTGGCATGATTATCGTCAAGGCATTAGGCGGTGAATCGGTGAAACTCCCCGCGGCGATGCAGATTGTGCTGCCCGCCGATCAGGTCGCCACGCTGGAAAAAACCCTGCCCACCGGAGCCACCCGCGTTCGTCTGCCAGCCGGTTGTGGCATTCGCTTTTCGGAAGGTCGCCCGGTGAATCCGCGACCGGAATCGTTCCTGATCGAAGTCCCGGCCAAACCCGCCGATGCGCCCGGCGACGATCGCACTCAGCCGCTCACCCCCGACGCCAACCGCACCATCACCCTGCCCAAGGGGTGCAAGCAGATTGTCCCCGGCAGTTCGTGGGGCACCTTCACCATCGTCAGCACCATTCCAATCGCCCTGCTGGTCGGCCTGTGGATGTACCGCATTCGGCCTGGCAAAATCATCGAAGCCTCGGCCATTGGCGTGGCCCTGGTGCTGCTGGCCACCGTCGCAGGCGCATGGATTCCCGGCTCGGCGCTGGAACCGTATTTCTCCATGGACCGCGACACAACCATATGGGCACTTTGCGGTTACGGCTTTGTCGCGTCGGTGCTGCCGGTCTGGTTGTTGCTGGGGCCGCGCGATTATTTGTCCAGCTTTCTGAAGATCGGCACGATTCTGCTGCTGGTCGTGGGGGTCGTGCTGGCCAACCCAACGCTCAAATCCCCGCCGATCAATGAGACTTTCCTCAATGGTGGCCCGACGTTGGACGGCAACATTTTCCCGTTCGTGTTCATCTGCATCATGTGCGGGGCGATTTCCGGCTTCCACACCCTGGTGAGTTCCGGCACGACGCCGAAGATGATTACCCGCGAACGCGACATTCGCCCGATTGGCTACGGAGCGATGCTGATGGAAGGGCTGGTGGGGCTAGTCGCACTCATCGCCGCCGCGTCGATGCCACCCACGTTGTATTACGACATTAATGTCGATCTCGATCGGCTCCCCGCCTTCGAGCAGCGACTCCAGGAAATGCACACCCGACTGGGGACACTCCCCGGTGCCCAAGATCCGATGCACGCCGCCGGCGTCCGCGATTTGCACAATCTCAACCTCGGCGAAATCGAAACCATGGTCGGCGGGGAATCGCTTCGCGGTCGCACCGGTGGAGCCGTCACGCTGGCCGTCAGCATGGCCATGATTCTCACCGACGCCTTCCGTTGGGCCGACGCTAATCTCGAATCGCTGATGAAATATTGGTACCACTTTGCGATCATGTTCGAGGCGTTGTTCATTCTCACAACCATCGATGCTGGCACCCGCGTCGCTCGATTCCTGATGCAGGAAACCGTCGGCCGCGTCAGTCCGCCGTTTGCCCGCACCAACTGGCTGCCCGGTGCCCTGCTCTGTTCCGGTGCCATCTCGATCGGCTACGGCGTGCTGATCTCCAGCGGCTCCATCGATAGCATCTGGCCCATGTTCGGCATCGCCAACCAACTCCTTGCGGTGATGGCACTTGCGATTGTCACCACCCTGATTGTCAATCGCGGTCGCGCTCGCTACATGTGGGTGACGGTGCTACCGATGCTGTTCGTGACGACCACCACCCTCACCGCGGGCACCACCCTGATTACGCAGACGTTCCCCGCACGCATGGCAGCCGGGGTGATGTCCAAGTTCACCGGCTACCTCAACATTGGGCTGACGCTATTTGTCATCACCTCCGTGATGGCTGTGGTGGTCATGGCTGCGGTGCGCTGGATCGCCGTCATCGGCAAGTTCGTCCCCACGAAATTGGACGAGCCGCCAACCCCGCCGCAAACGATCATCAGCGATCGATAA